The window ttattttcaaattcattaTTAATTGATTGTACTGAATTCAtgcaccaaaaaaataatgatggcAATCTACAGCAATAGAAAACGTGCAACCGGGAAGAACCAAAaccattatttttcattatatttttaaattcaccatGATTTCACTATtcatccaaaaataataattaaaaaaataaaaatactgtcgAGCTGCAGGGAATGCCACACCTGCAACCAAAACCATTacttttcacttcattttagTTGACTAGTcgtgtgacaaaaaaacaaaacaaatgctgaCAAAAGCTGCCACCACAGGAAAAACCAAAAGCTTTACTTTTGATtctatttatgaatgaaataattCCGAATTTACTAAtacagaaaaatagaaaaataagtaTTGGCAAACTGCAGCGACTAAGTCAAAACGTATGAGTGCAATAATAaattacacacaaaacaatCCTCAATGGATCGACAAAttgatcctaaaaaaaaaaaataataatcatagagAAATTCTAGGAGCTTCTGCATGATAGTTCTTTTCTTTTGATTGTTACCTTGATGGTGGTTTCAGGCAGATTGAGAGCAGCAGCCAGTTCACATCTTCTCGGCCTGGAGACGTAATTTTCCCGATAAAACTCTTTCTCCAGGCGGCCGATTTGCTCCCTGGTGAAGGCTGTGCGGTACCTCCTGACTTGATCCGCGTTGGAGTTGTTGTTCGACGCCCCCGTGGAGTTTCCGTTCATACCGGACAGAGAGCTCGAACTTGTGTTGGACGAGCCAGAGTCTGAATAACCTAGAAATGAtcatatttgtatgaataagaaaatgtaaattctggggttgtattatttttaaaaaggggggagTGGGGTTCTGACTAAAATATTGTTGGGCCTAtttcacaattattttatttgtactctTCGATGATTAATGAAGTGAGAAGATTTAAGTTCATTCGTGACACTTTTCACAATAATAATAGCAGGGCTACCATTGCAATTCCAAAATGTGAGTAGAATGAAATGCTACCTTTGTTGTTTTCCTTGTGCTGGCTGGGGGAGCGATGCGTGGGGCAGCCCACTTCCACATCACTGTTGATGTCAGATTCCTGGGAAACTTCCGAGTAAAGGCTCATTTTCTTCCGGCTCTCTGACGACGAAATGTCCGCCGAAGGGCTGTGCTCGCTGCCCTGGTGTGACCCGAACAGGCTGTCGATCTCGAACTTGCCTTTACTCGGCATGTCCCCGAGGCTTCCGTGCAGGGAAGCGGAGGTTATTCTCGGGCTGAGGCGTCCTCCGTGCTGGGAGTTCTCCAAGGCCTCCAGCACGGAATTCCCGGCCGAATCCGCGAGCCTTTTGGCGGACACCGGACTGTGCAGCCCCCTCTCCATCAGTATCATCTCCTTTCTTATCCTCTCCATCATCCAGGCAAGCGGGGATGAAGGAAGAGAAGTCGTCCCGCACGGGCTTGGATTGCGGGAGCTCAATCCGCATGCAAGTGTCTCTGCGATGTCTCTAAAGCTTTTTATAAGCAAGACGCAATAAATGGAAGAAATGGAGGAGAGCGTGCTCAAAACGTGCCACGCATCCTCTCCTGCACGTCGCCAATatctcattcatttaaaaaaaaaaaaaaaaaaaaaaaatgttctctgCAGGCCGACGCGGCTCCAATGATCATTTATTGTAACAGGTTTATACGCAAATAAATAGGAGATGGCTGTCAGTTGATGATGGAGGCGGCCTTCGGTCAGACGAATAATATCCAAGAGGAGACGAGAAGAGGAGTGAAGAGGAGTGAGTGAGGAGTGAGGGGTGAGGGTGCCCCTCGCAGCTCCTTGGCCTCCTGGCTGCTGCTGGCGCACATTGACAGTCTGATTAATAAAATGAGCGCTGCAACATTTCCCTCTTCATTTAGGAATATTATTATGCTTTGATTCTCTATTGTTTCCCTCCCCTCGCAGCTTTGTTGGCCCTGCCCTCCTCTGCATGCGAGCATTTAttgccccccacccctcttAGTTTATTTAGCATTATTTTGGGGGCTGTGCCAATTTCTTGCATCTGAATTTTAATGCTAATTTCGTTTTTAACCTGCATACTCTCCCACCCTTTTATGACATTCTTCTATGTTCACAATGTGAGTtacttatttcacatttttacaacaaAGCATTCTAAAATATTCCAATCCTCAATACACTTTAGATAAACTGTTAATGAATATTTATCATAACCTTACTGTcccattttgcattgtttgcacAATGCAGTTGCTTCATAAAAGTGTGAAATGCATGCATCCTAACAGCCTTGCAAAGCACTCTTTTCTCCAAAAGACTTTGAAGGCATCATTACATTATCCCATCGGCGTCCTCTGGCGCCCCCTGAAGGTTTTAACACAGCTTGCAAGCTTTCTACATTGACATATAATAGAAGGGCCTAAATTTGCCTGACTGTTGTGGTGCCTtaacttacgagtttaattcgttccgtgaccacgcttgtaacggaaatcactcaaatcatctttccccattgaaacgaatggaaattccattaattcACTCCagccacctaaaaaaaaatcctgtaatgtgttttaacaAGAGAAATAGCACTCTACGCTAGTTtgcttcataataataatatagataATTAAAGCGTAAATAAACCATTTTGCATTATGAGTTCATGCTTAAGTTCAATGggcctccttctggtgtgcatacCTTGGCCACCAAGGGACAATCGAACACCGACATAGATATTATACTTTGATTGTGCAACGGGAAGACGACCGTTACAACtagtattagttgttttttgcagaggataaacaatatatgcctgtgagtattgttttattgtctgtctacatgtgctgctgcatagtgtgttcaaatatcctaTAACTACCGtgacatcaatgctagtttcgttaccctgtctatggcattttgcattgtgtgttaccaTTAAGCAAGTGGAAGGTCAGACAAAGTTATGAGGTTTGGTTCAATACAAAGTGTAgttctatttgttttatttttagttggaGAATAAACAGCTTGAGGCAAAACTatctgccaaagtgctgcttgttgtgaagttcactGCAATGCAATCACTAGGTCACCTAATTAGTTtattcatactgtattttttccaTGCGTCGATTCATTTTGACtcgattgccagccaatcacagggtacatgataaacaaccattcacactcacattcacacaaattgacaatttaaagtcttcaacgAACCTAACAGGCATGTGTTTGGTACGTGGGAGAAAACAAAGGGATTCAAACTACAaacctcagtactgtgaggcagaggtgctaacccACTAACTCACCGTGCAGCCCATGTGTTATAGCACAACAATATATCTTATATTTTGTGCCATTGCAATCCAAGATAGTCATGATAA is drawn from Phycodurus eques isolate BA_2022a chromosome 12, UOR_Pequ_1.1, whole genome shotgun sequence and contains these coding sequences:
- the evx2 gene encoding homeobox even-skipped homolog protein 2, which produces MMERIRKEMILMERGLHSPVSAKRLADSAGNSVLEALENSQHGGRLSPRITSASLHGSLGDMPSKGKFEIDSLFGSHQGSEHSPSADISSSESRKKMSLYSEVSQESDINSDVEVGCPTHRSPSQHKENNKGYSDSGSSNTSSSSLSGMNGNSTGASNNNSNADQVRRYRTAFTREQIGRLEKEFYRENYVSRPRRCELAAALNLPETTIKVWFQNRRMKDKRQRLAMSWPHPADPSFYTYMMTHAAATGSLPYPFHSHMPLHYYPHVGVTAAAAAAAASGAASSPFATSIRPLDTFRALSHPYSRPELLCSFRHPGLYQSPAGLNSPAAAASAAAAAAAAAAAAAGAQSAGAPCSCLSCHSSQAAGALGSRATGADFTCTASGQRSESGFLPYSAAVLSKTSVPSPDQREETSLNR